TGCCAGCCAAATGTGATTGTTTAAATTTATactaaggaaatttaaaaattcaggtttTCAGTCCCATTAGCTGTAACTTCAAGAGCCCAGTGGCCACATGTGCCTGGCTGCTGCCATATTAAACTGGGCAGACAGTGAGCCATTTGTATCATCacaggaagttcccttggacaGTGCTGCTCAGATAGCCTAATAAATAGGGTCTAAAATTGTTAGTAGAGGCCAGCTTGGTTTTATCAGGCTTATCAGTGAGAGTCTGTACTAGTGTTTCCAGTCTTAACCTTTATGAAGGAATGAATCATCAAAGACCAAGCATGCCATATCCtgtgaaaatacaattttttacccactttcacttctctttaggCAACTTCGGTATAGATACAATTTgtggagaattttaaaagaaatatgtaacTGTTACTGTTTCTTTGATCACATGTGTTTTCTTGTGAGATTATTTCTGATCAAGGTTATTACTAATTCACTTAGCAGAATTTACTAAGTAATTTGTTCTTTCCCAGTGCTTTACACGTGCATTTCTGTTCTCTCTGTTAATCCAGCTCCCCTAACATGCTTCAGAATGAGTCACCTCTTTAGGAAACTCTCTGTAATTGTCTTTACCTTACTGATGACTTCGTATTTGAGAGCTTGCTAGACAAAATATAGCTACAGTGTAGGATAAAAAAAGTATATGAGAAGTTCTACACAAatgactatgattttttttttaaagtagagtcTAAGAGCCCTGaaggaaataaagcagaaagtTCTTGGGTTGTCAGAGATTGTGTGTGTGAGACCACTTACTCCAAACAGAGTACTGTGGAAGGTCGAATGACTGGGAGTGTTTGCTGCAGGGGGAGGTATTTGAGTTGAACtgtaaggaaggaaaggaaacttttttttttggattggtgGTACTAATAGTGAAACTGTTCTATCTAGTTCTTGGGAAAAGCCagcaatcctttttttttttctatagatgGTGTATCTTTATTTTAGTATGGAAAAATAAATCTGAGAAGAATAGAATAAGATCTTACAAGTGCTTGACTGAGAACTTTGAATTTCCTTAGAAAACAGTGAGGAGCAGTTTAAGGTCTGTGAGTGGGTCTGTGTTTTGCCACTGCACATAGAGGAGAGGGAAACGACTGGATGCCAGAGGATGGGAGTAGTGACCGTTCCTGCCACGTGGACGGAATGGAAATAACAAGGCCACATTGAGACAGGGGTGGATGAAAAGAGTGCATCTCTGCTTGTCCAGTGCCTCAGGGATTCAGTCTCGTACACCAGCCAGATGACACACACAGTTCGGGATTTCTTGTATCATGGACTTTGTTTAGATCTGGAGATACCAGGTTTTTCTTAATTCTCCCTTCCTCACTTCTGCTATTTAGTGAAGGATGAGAATATAAAGGTCTGGAAGAAGCAGAGTAGGAAAGATTCTTAAAGGTGTGGCAAACAGGGTGAGAAAGTTGAGTTTATCTATCTAGACTATCTCAGTTTGTTTCACATGAAAAAATTTCTTAACCAAGGtgtattgcttttaaaaaaatgcaaacactACTTAATTTGCCAGCTTTCTAAGACCTATAGTTGGCAGGGCTTAAATTACTTCCTGctttgctttcagttttgttGCTACCCAGGTAATGGGTGCTTAATTCTCAATATATTTTAGTactttttttctaattgttttttaACTTGGCAATTACTCCATTGTGTTTCAGATGATAGTGTGGATCCTTTCTGGCCAGCATTACACTGTTTCATGGTGATTCTGGATCGCCTTGGATCTAAGGTCTGGGGTCAACTTATTGATCCTATTGAAGCATTTCAAACCATTATTAACAACGTGAGCTACAATAGAGAGATCCAGAACATACGGAACAGCTCTATGAGGTTTGTTCAGTTCCTTTGTCACGATTTCAAACAGTCTGCATAAGGAAGTCTATTAATTgacaggatttttttcttctttttttacccCCTTTAGTTCAgtaatttctatttattcttaatatttttaaggaCCAAGTTAGAACCGGAGTCATATTTGGATGATATGGTGACTTGCAGCCAGATTGTATACAGTTATAATCCTGAAAAGACCAAAAAGGTATAAAGCATTTTCAGAGTTCAGATGATACTGTATTGCCTTTATATTGTATCGACAGTGCAGAGATCAGTTGCAGTGCTGATTTTATGGGATATAGCTATTCTGAATCACCTGTTGCATAAAATTTTTCTGATTGAACAGTAGTGCCTGGGGAATAATGGGCACTCTTTGAAATTTTTAAGTATGGTTAGGAAGGGGGGAATGTTTATGGCATGGGGGAGATAAATCATGTGACTGGAAATCAGAACCAGCTGATGGAAAGAATTTCAGAGTGCATGGAGGTTTTGTAAATTTAACCTTTTCATGAAACTTTAACCTCAAAATTGAACTGTTTTCAATTTCTTGGGGGTCTGTATATGTGCACCAAAACAGGAGAATTGAGCAATATATTTTCTTGTTTACAACTATGTGTCAGGCAACCGTGAATGATGCTTGTTTTTCTGaacatctgtatctctttcatTTTAGGATTCGGGGTGGAGATCAGCCATTTGCCCCGATTATTGTCCTAACATGtatgaagaaatggaaacattaGCTAACGTGCTCCAGTCAGATATTGGTCAGGACATGCGTGTTCATAACAGCACATTTCTGTGGTTCATCCCTTTCGTGCAATCCCTCATGGACCTGAAGGATCTGGGTGTGGCTTACATAGTGGAGGTTATTCACCATCTGTACTCTGAAGTCAAAGATGTTCTCAACCAGACAGACGCTGTGTGTGACAAAGTCACTGagtttttccttctgattttggTGTCCGTGATTGAACtgcatagaaataaaaaatgtctaCATTTGCTGTGGGTTAGTTCCCAGCAGTGGGTGGAGGCTGTGGTGAAGTGTGCCAAGCTACCGACCACAGCGTTTGCACGGAGTTCCGAGAAGTCATCTGGAAACTGTTCCAAAGGCACAGCAATGATATCATCCCTGTCACTGCATTCAATGccctccaactctgtgcagctAGCTTGTGTGCAGCTGATTAGAAGTCTCCTGAAAGAAGGCTATCAGCTTGGGCAGCAGACTCTCTGTAAACGGTTCCGGGATAAACTCAACTTATTCCTGCGAGGGAATTTATCTTTAGGTTGGCAGTTGACTAGTCAGGAAACCCATGAGCTACAAACTTGTTTAAAGCAAATTATTAGGAACATAAAATTCAAAGTACCTCAGTTTAGCACTTCTGTCGATCTGAATCCTGCATGTAAGACACCTCCAGcatcttttaaagaagaaagtgaacAAATAGGGAAGAAGTCTGAAAAAGATGTGcactgtctggaaaattccagccCAACATCTTCTAAAGAACCAATGAAAGCTGATGCATATCAAGTGCAAGAGAGTATTTTGAGCAAAGCAAATAATGCTATAGAAGAGACTAAAGAGCCGTGTTATATAAAAGATTTGAAACTAGAAGGCCACCTCTCAGCTGAGTCATGTTTGAAGCTGAGGAGTAAAAACCTTGCCTGTGAAAGAGTTCaaaatcaagttaaaataagTACAGGGAAATATAAGTGTGTAAAAGAGAATTCCTCATGTACCCCACAGGATGGTACTTTAAGAAATGGTccagaaaaagtatttgacagaGGAATAATAATATCAAGGCGCTTATTGACTGTTTCTAGTACGGATTCTATGGaaaaagtgtctgcctccaatgaggaCTTCTCTTTAAAGGATGATGATCTTGGCAAAAGCTCAACAGCAAAATCTAAGACACATAAAGATGGAGTCTGTGCTAAGTTGTCACATGTAATAAAAAAGCAACACAGGAAAAGTATCAGTTTAGAGGAAAACCTGACTGTATCTGGCATTGAGGGTTTCTATTCAAAGAAAGATATAGGAGGTCAGAAAGGAGGTGGAAACATATGCACTCCTTCTTTAGTCCCTAATGGTATTCTGGATGATAAAAATGGAGAACAAAAATCTCAAAGCTGTTTATTgctgagaaagaaagaagtaaagaaagaaaagttagatATTTTTTCTACCCCTGAAAACAGTTGTCAAATACAGGAATGTCATGTTGATACCAAAGATTTGGTCTCACTCACAGAAATGACCAATACTTTCATGATGAAAGCATCTCCCTTTAAAGAGCCTGTGACTGGACATGAATTGAGAGATAGGAAAATTAGTAGGAGCACTGAtcaattttcttctaatttaaGAGAACAGGACCTTAGCAGCAGTCCCCAGCCTGACACCTTAACAGATTCTCAGGTAGATAGAGACCTCCACAAATTATCTTTAATGGCTCAAGCCAGTGTTACTAAGTTCCCATCAGATTCAACTCAAAAAAGTTTATCCCAAatacaaagaaaagtaaaagatgagaaaagatgTTTCACAGCAAACCAAAATATCAGGGAAACCTGCCGTGGACAGGTTATTATTATTTCAGATTccgatgaggaggaggaggaggaaagaatccTGGGTttgaagaaacaaatgaaagagaTCAAAGCATGCATTGAGAAAGAATGTCCAGAGCAACATACTTCAATAGCTAACACAAATGTGGAACAGAAGGTattaataaaggaagaaaatccaGTGTCCCTTTTGCAGTTTGAGGAATCTGATTCTCAGTTTTTTGAGTTTGAGACTCCATGTGAAGTGTTTTCAGTTTGGCATGATCAGAAACCAGACAAGAATTCAGctcaagagaaggagaaaaatccATGCTTGACTCCTGTGGGTGATACTGCAAATGATTTGGGTTATGAGACAGATTATGTATCTGAAGAGGTCATTAAAAAAGTAGCAGAGAACTTTGAAGAGCGCACAAAACCACGTAGTAGTACTTCTGTTGAGGAATTTTGTGAAATTGAAGTAAAAAAACCCAAGAGAAGACGGTATGAAAACCCTATAGCTGAAGATCCTCTAAGGCCTTCATCTTCTGTCAAAAATGAGGACCAGTCTGGTATTTTTAACAAGGGGAATCTgagtaaaaatgattttaaaggtGTAGACCCAAGAGCTACAGTTCCCAGTTCAAGTGTCCAGAGAAATGCTGCGGTTTCCCCAAAGAAGTCTCTTCCAAAGCCTCGCACGTATTCCAGACCTGTCaggaaagttccagtggttaaagctTCTAAGAAATCCCCTTCAGATACCAAGAAAGGACAGAGTAAAAGTTCCCATTACATAAGCTGTAGAACAACTCCTGCTATTGTGCCGCCAAAGAAATTTCGCCAGTGTCCCGAACCAACTTCAACGGTTGAGAAACTTGGCCTGAAAAAGGCTCCTCGTAGGGCGTTTGAATTGTCCCAGCGATCTTTAGAGTGTATAGATCAGCTACGTGACCATGGCAGATCTGTTGGAGTAGTCGACACCCGGAAAAAGACAAAGTTAATTTCTCCTCAGACTCTCTCTGTCAGAAATAATAAGAAACTGCTGACGAGTCAAGACCTTCAGTTGCATAGGCAGATGAGATCCAAATCACAACGCAACAGACAAGGACGTTTTGATTATCGAAGTACAGATAAGACCCGAGCAGGGCCATGTGCTGCACAGAGCTCTGCTGTGCCGGAGTCAAGTAAGTCAGATTACAGTCATCACGGAGGAGCCGAAGTGACTGCTAACAATAAGGGAAAACAGTTACTAACATGTCAGTCTTCTGAAACAGAACCCGTGAAAGCAAACCAGTGTAATCCTGTCATGGTAAATGGAAGAACAGCAACGACTGAAGCCATTGTTCCTACCTCAGAGGCCCTGTTAGGCAGAGGTGACCCAACAGTCCATCATTTAGAGGTGGCGACTTTGAAAGAGGGAGAGCCTGAATTCAGCAGTGACATAGAGGAGGAGGATATATTCTTAACACAGCGTGACCCTGAAGACATGGATTTATGTTCACAAATTGAGGGAGAGTATGATAAACTCATTGAAGTCATCGATGGAAAAGATACCGTGCAGGGAGAGGAAGAGTGTGTGAGGCAGCCTCAGTCGGAATCTTTGAGTAGCACAAAATGTAGGTACAAAGATTGTGTTGAAACTCTGAAAAACCCAGGTGAATACTGCTCTAAACACTCAAAAACTAAAGCCACAGATGAAGATACATTTCGTAAACCTGGCTTGCCTCTGTCTGCATCAAAACGTTTGAGACCTTCCACGACCAAGGTTTTTAGTTCAAGCAGTACTTCACGTATTGCTGGTCTCTCCAAGTCTTTGGAAAGTACCGCATCCCTCCCATCATGTCTGAAAAACAAGTCAAGTGGGGCACAGTCTGTTCTGAAAGGACCACAGCCACCCCTTCTGGTGTCTCTGAAGCCAGTGGCTGAAGTGAAAGGTCTGTGCAGTGTTTTCCCTGCTCAGACTCCAAATAACTCCAACAGGCAAGTTTTGAGAGTTCCATTTGGGGAAAGATCTTTTTTGACTTCCTCTCCAGTAAACATTCTCACATCGTCACAGTCCATCTCTGATACCTTTGTAAAAGAGGTCTTGAAATGGAGATACGAGATGTTTGTGAACTTTGACCAGTGTGGGCCCCCGTCGAGTCTGTGTCAGTCCATCGCAAGACGGGTGCCTATCAGGTTTCAAGACTGTGGAGATTATTTCAATGTGTTTTTCCCTTTGATGGTACTGAATACTTTCGAAACAGTAAGTATGTGTTTTAATCGTATACATCCAGATTttgaaattgccttttttttttttttttttaccatgctaGGAGAACAGCTAAAATATAACTTGTAAAACAGCTAAAATATAACTTGTAAATGTCATGTTGAAAAGAcattgtgccagacactgttctagatgCTGGTCATACACAGGAAATATCAGTACTTTCCTAATCTCTGCCCTTCTGGAACTTACAgacacagtccatgggtggcaaaggaGGAAATGTTTTTCAGTGCAAAGGAAACGGAAGACTTCTCAGAGGAGATAGTTATGCAtttaattatgttaaaaaaatttttttaattggaggataatttatgatattgtgttagtttctgccacacatcaacatgactctgccataagtatacatatgtcccctccctctcaaa
This region of Ovis canadensis isolate MfBH-ARS-UI-01 breed Bighorn chromosome 3, ARS-UI_OviCan_v2, whole genome shotgun sequence genomic DNA includes:
- the SETX gene encoding probable helicase senataxin isoform X2; protein product: MSTCCWCTPGGTSTTDFLQRYASKTRSSEFQTADEDLCYCLECVAEYHKARDELPFLHEVLWELETLRLINHFERSMKAEIGDDDELYIVDNNGEAQLFDFTGQDFENKLRVPLLEILKYPYLLLHEHVNELCVEALCRMEQANCSFQVFDKHPGIYLFLVHPNEMVRRWAILTARNLGKVDRDDYYDLQEVLTCLFKVIELGLLENPDIYTSSVLEKGKLVLLPSHMYDTANYKNYWLGICMLLTILEEQAMDSLLLGSDKQNDFMQSILHTMERQSNDDSVDPFWPALHCFMVILDRLGSKVWGQLIDPIEAFQTIINNVSYNREIQNIRNSSMRTKLEPESYLDDMVTCSQIVYSYNPEKTKKDSGWRSAICPDYCPNMYEEMETLANVLQSDIGQDMRVHNSTFLWFIPFVQSLMDLKDLGVAYIVEVIHHLYSEVKDVLNQTDAVCDKVTEFFLLILVSVIELHRNKKCLHLLWVSSQQWVEAVVKCAKLPTTAFARSSEKSSGNCSKGTAMISSLSLHSMPSNSVQLACVQLIRSLLKEGYQLGQQTLCKRFRDKLNLFLRGNLSLGWQLTSQETHELQTCLKQIIRNIKFKVPQFSTSVDLNPACKTPPASFKEESEQIGKKSEKDVHCLENSSPTSSKEPMKADAYQVQESILSKANNAIEETKEPCYIKDLKLEGHLSAESCLKLRSKNLACERVQNQVKISTGKYKCVKENSSCTPQDGTLRNGPEKVFDRGIIISRRLLTVSSTDSMEKVSASNEDFSLKDDDLGKSSTAKSKTHKDGVCAKLSHVIKKQHRKSISLEENLTVSGIEGFYSKKDIGGQKGGGNICTPSLVPNGILDDKNGEQKSQSCLLLRKKEVKKEKLDIFSTPENSCQIQECHVDTKDLVSLTEMTNTFMMKASPFKEPVTGHELRDRKISRSTDQFSSNLREQDLSSSPQPDTLTDSQVDRDLHKLSLMAQASVTKFPSDSTQKSLSQIQRKVKDEKRCFTANQNIRETCRGQVIIISDSDEEEEEERILGLKKQMKEIKACIEKECPEQHTSIANTNVEQKVLIKEENPVSLLQFEESDSQFFEFETPCEVFSVWHDQKPDKNSAQEKEKNPCLTPVGDTANDLGYETDYVSEEVIKKVAENFEERTKPRSSTSVEEFCEIEVKKPKRRRYENPIAEDPLRPSSSVKNEDQSGIFNKGNLSKNDFKGVDPRATVPSSSVQRNAAVSPKKSLPKPRTYSRPVRKVPVVKASKKSPSDTKKGQSKSSHYISCRTTPAIVPPKKFRQCPEPTSTVEKLGLKKAPRRAFELSQRSLECIDQLRDHGRSVGVVDTRKKTKLISPQTLSVRNNKKLLTSQDLQLHRQMRSKSQRNRQGRFDYRSTDKTRAGPCAAQSSAVPESSKSDYSHHGGAEVTANNKGKQLLTCQSSETEPVKANQCNPVMVNGRTATTEAIVPTSEALLGRGDPTVHHLEVATLKEGEPEFSSDIEEEDIFLTQRDPEDMDLCSQIEGEYDKLIEVIDGKDTVQGEEECVRQPQSESLSSTKCRYKDCVETLKNPGEYCSKHSKTKATDEDTFRKPGLPLSASKRLRPSTTKVFSSSSTSRIAGLSKSLESTASLPSCLKNKSSGAQSVLKGPQPPLLVSLKPVAEVKGLCSVFPAQTPNNSNRQVLRVPFGERSFLTSSPVNILTSSQSISDTFVKEVLKWRYEMFVNFDQCGPPSSLCQSIARRVPIRFQDCGDYFNVFFPLMVLNTFETVAQEWISSPNKEKFHQLHLRKFPGDYKKYWEFVVYLEESELAKQLHPRENDLVFLVPERLNEEKKDLEWSHLEDACEYYCGYVHKFRRTSVMHNGKSECSVSIQTQDNLPVNLNELVKCFVISSLVTTQRKLKAMSLLSGRNQLARAILNPNPMDFCTKDLLTTTSERIVAYLKDFNEDQKKAIETAYAMVKHSPSVAKICLIHGPPGTGKSKTIVGILYRLLTENQRRGHSDENSNAKIKQNRVLVCAPSNAAVDELMKKIILEFKEKCKDKKNPMGNCGDINLVRLGPEKSINNEVLRFSLDSQVNHRMKKDLPSHVQEMHKRKEFLDRQLDELSRQRALCRGGRESQRQELDGKIARVSKERQELASKIKEVQGRPQKTQSIIILESHIICCTLSTSGGLLLEAAFRGQGGVPFSCVIVDEAGQSCEVETLTPLIHRCNKLVLVGDPKQLPPTVISVKAQDYGYDQSMMARFHKLLEESVEHNMIGRLPVLQLTIQYRMHPDICLFPSSYVYDGALKTNRGTETSRCSSDWPFQPYLVFDVGDGLERRDNDSYVNVQEIKLVMELIKLIKDKRRDINFRNIGIITHYKAQKTMIQKDLDKEFDRKGAAEVDTVDAFQGRQKDCVIVTCVRANATQGSIGFLASLQRLNVTITRAKYSLFILGHLRTLVENRHWYHLIQDAQKRGAIIKTCDKNYRHDAMKILKLKPLLQRSLTHPPAVAPEASRPQGGLPSSKQDGELSKTSFASSLYHSPSDSKEATVTEAAKDPERPPTQDRLRDPRLLRRMGLAFDAQGISLREPQPLSPQHSGAAPPSGAPGCPGSPQEPCTVRQQGVTLNSHMPHTQCDSPAAGADTSTSKKKCDQEEGVLGHRRETRALSEGDQEWWASSHTKRNSDWDERGLEEDSHSKKRRVL
- the SETX gene encoding probable helicase senataxin isoform X1, with product MVPSSKNADEINKTAFQKKCRMSTCCWCTPGGTSTTDFLQRYASKTRSSEFQTADEDLCYCLECVAEYHKARDELPFLHEVLWELETLRLINHFERSMKAEIGDDDELYIVDNNGEAQLFDFTGQDFENKLRVPLLEILKYPYLLLHEHVNELCVEALCRMEQANCSFQVFDKHPGIYLFLVHPNEMVRRWAILTARNLGKVDRDDYYDLQEVLTCLFKVIELGLLENPDIYTSSVLEKGKLVLLPSHMYDTANYKNYWLGICMLLTILEEQAMDSLLLGSDKQNDFMQSILHTMERQSNDDSVDPFWPALHCFMVILDRLGSKVWGQLIDPIEAFQTIINNVSYNREIQNIRNSSMRTKLEPESYLDDMVTCSQIVYSYNPEKTKKDSGWRSAICPDYCPNMYEEMETLANVLQSDIGQDMRVHNSTFLWFIPFVQSLMDLKDLGVAYIVEVIHHLYSEVKDVLNQTDAVCDKVTEFFLLILVSVIELHRNKKCLHLLWVSSQQWVEAVVKCAKLPTTAFARSSEKSSGNCSKGTAMISSLSLHSMPSNSVQLACVQLIRSLLKEGYQLGQQTLCKRFRDKLNLFLRGNLSLGWQLTSQETHELQTCLKQIIRNIKFKVPQFSTSVDLNPACKTPPASFKEESEQIGKKSEKDVHCLENSSPTSSKEPMKADAYQVQESILSKANNAIEETKEPCYIKDLKLEGHLSAESCLKLRSKNLACERVQNQVKISTGKYKCVKENSSCTPQDGTLRNGPEKVFDRGIIISRRLLTVSSTDSMEKVSASNEDFSLKDDDLGKSSTAKSKTHKDGVCAKLSHVIKKQHRKSISLEENLTVSGIEGFYSKKDIGGQKGGGNICTPSLVPNGILDDKNGEQKSQSCLLLRKKEVKKEKLDIFSTPENSCQIQECHVDTKDLVSLTEMTNTFMMKASPFKEPVTGHELRDRKISRSTDQFSSNLREQDLSSSPQPDTLTDSQVDRDLHKLSLMAQASVTKFPSDSTQKSLSQIQRKVKDEKRCFTANQNIRETCRGQVIIISDSDEEEEEERILGLKKQMKEIKACIEKECPEQHTSIANTNVEQKVLIKEENPVSLLQFEESDSQFFEFETPCEVFSVWHDQKPDKNSAQEKEKNPCLTPVGDTANDLGYETDYVSEEVIKKVAENFEERTKPRSSTSVEEFCEIEVKKPKRRRYENPIAEDPLRPSSSVKNEDQSGIFNKGNLSKNDFKGVDPRATVPSSSVQRNAAVSPKKSLPKPRTYSRPVRKVPVVKASKKSPSDTKKGQSKSSHYISCRTTPAIVPPKKFRQCPEPTSTVEKLGLKKAPRRAFELSQRSLECIDQLRDHGRSVGVVDTRKKTKLISPQTLSVRNNKKLLTSQDLQLHRQMRSKSQRNRQGRFDYRSTDKTRAGPCAAQSSAVPESSKSDYSHHGGAEVTANNKGKQLLTCQSSETEPVKANQCNPVMVNGRTATTEAIVPTSEALLGRGDPTVHHLEVATLKEGEPEFSSDIEEEDIFLTQRDPEDMDLCSQIEGEYDKLIEVIDGKDTVQGEEECVRQPQSESLSSTKCRYKDCVETLKNPGEYCSKHSKTKATDEDTFRKPGLPLSASKRLRPSTTKVFSSSSTSRIAGLSKSLESTASLPSCLKNKSSGAQSVLKGPQPPLLVSLKPVAEVKGLCSVFPAQTPNNSNRQVLRVPFGERSFLTSSPVNILTSSQSISDTFVKEVLKWRYEMFVNFDQCGPPSSLCQSIARRVPIRFQDCGDYFNVFFPLMVLNTFETVAQEWISSPNKEKFHQLHLRKFPGDYKKYWEFVVYLEESELAKQLHPRENDLVFLVPERLNEEKKDLEWSHLEDACEYYCGYVHKFRRTSVMHNGKSECSVSIQTQDNLPVNLNELVKCFVISSLVTTQRKLKAMSLLSGRNQLARAILNPNPMDFCTKDLLTTTSERIVAYLKDFNEDQKKAIETAYAMVKHSPSVAKICLIHGPPGTGKSKTIVGILYRLLTENQRRGHSDENSNAKIKQNRVLVCAPSNAAVDELMKKIILEFKEKCKDKKNPMGNCGDINLVRLGPEKSINNEVLRFSLDSQVNHRMKKDLPSHVQEMHKRKEFLDRQLDELSRQRALCRGGRESQRQELDGKIARVSKERQELASKIKEVQGRPQKTQSIIILESHIICCTLSTSGGLLLEAAFRGQGGVPFSCVIVDEAGQSCEVETLTPLIHRCNKLVLVGDPKQLPPTVISVKAQDYGYDQSMMARFHKLLEESVEHNMIGRLPVLQLTIQYRMHPDICLFPSSYVYDGALKTNRGTETSRCSSDWPFQPYLVFDVGDGLERRDNDSYVNVQEIKLVMELIKLIKDKRRDINFRNIGIITHYKAQKTMIQKDLDKEFDRKGAAEVDTVDAFQGRQKDCVIVTCVRANATQGSIGFLASLQRLNVTITRAKYSLFILGHLRTLVENRHWYHLIQDAQKRGAIIKTCDKNYRHDAMKILKLKPLLQRSLTHPPAVAPEASRPQGGLPSSKQDGELSKTSFASSLYHSPSDSKEATVTEAAKDPERPPTQDRLRDPRLLRRMGLAFDAQGISLREPQPLSPQHSGAAPPSGAPGCPGSPQEPCTVRQQGVTLNSHMPHTQCDSPAAGADTSTSKKKCDQEEGVLGHRRETRALSEGDQEWWASSHTKRNSDWDERGLEEDSHSKKRRVL
- the SETX gene encoding probable helicase senataxin isoform X3, with protein sequence MKAEIGDDDELYIVDNNGEAQLFDFTGQDFENKLRVPLLEILKYPYLLLHEHVNELCVEALCRMEQANCSFQVFDKHPGIYLFLVHPNEMVRRWAILTARNLGKVDRDDYYDLQEVLTCLFKVIELGLLENPDIYTSSVLEKGKLVLLPSHMYDTANYKNYWLGICMLLTILEEQAMDSLLLGSDKQNDFMQSILHTMERQSNDDSVDPFWPALHCFMVILDRLGSKVWGQLIDPIEAFQTIINNVSYNREIQNIRNSSMRTKLEPESYLDDMVTCSQIVYSYNPEKTKKDSGWRSAICPDYCPNMYEEMETLANVLQSDIGQDMRVHNSTFLWFIPFVQSLMDLKDLGVAYIVEVIHHLYSEVKDVLNQTDAVCDKVTEFFLLILVSVIELHRNKKCLHLLWVSSQQWVEAVVKCAKLPTTAFARSSEKSSGNCSKGTAMISSLSLHSMPSNSVQLACVQLIRSLLKEGYQLGQQTLCKRFRDKLNLFLRGNLSLGWQLTSQETHELQTCLKQIIRNIKFKVPQFSTSVDLNPACKTPPASFKEESEQIGKKSEKDVHCLENSSPTSSKEPMKADAYQVQESILSKANNAIEETKEPCYIKDLKLEGHLSAESCLKLRSKNLACERVQNQVKISTGKYKCVKENSSCTPQDGTLRNGPEKVFDRGIIISRRLLTVSSTDSMEKVSASNEDFSLKDDDLGKSSTAKSKTHKDGVCAKLSHVIKKQHRKSISLEENLTVSGIEGFYSKKDIGGQKGGGNICTPSLVPNGILDDKNGEQKSQSCLLLRKKEVKKEKLDIFSTPENSCQIQECHVDTKDLVSLTEMTNTFMMKASPFKEPVTGHELRDRKISRSTDQFSSNLREQDLSSSPQPDTLTDSQVDRDLHKLSLMAQASVTKFPSDSTQKSLSQIQRKVKDEKRCFTANQNIRETCRGQVIIISDSDEEEEEERILGLKKQMKEIKACIEKECPEQHTSIANTNVEQKVLIKEENPVSLLQFEESDSQFFEFETPCEVFSVWHDQKPDKNSAQEKEKNPCLTPVGDTANDLGYETDYVSEEVIKKVAENFEERTKPRSSTSVEEFCEIEVKKPKRRRYENPIAEDPLRPSSSVKNEDQSGIFNKGNLSKNDFKGVDPRATVPSSSVQRNAAVSPKKSLPKPRTYSRPVRKVPVVKASKKSPSDTKKGQSKSSHYISCRTTPAIVPPKKFRQCPEPTSTVEKLGLKKAPRRAFELSQRSLECIDQLRDHGRSVGVVDTRKKTKLISPQTLSVRNNKKLLTSQDLQLHRQMRSKSQRNRQGRFDYRSTDKTRAGPCAAQSSAVPESSKSDYSHHGGAEVTANNKGKQLLTCQSSETEPVKANQCNPVMVNGRTATTEAIVPTSEALLGRGDPTVHHLEVATLKEGEPEFSSDIEEEDIFLTQRDPEDMDLCSQIEGEYDKLIEVIDGKDTVQGEEECVRQPQSESLSSTKCRYKDCVETLKNPGEYCSKHSKTKATDEDTFRKPGLPLSASKRLRPSTTKVFSSSSTSRIAGLSKSLESTASLPSCLKNKSSGAQSVLKGPQPPLLVSLKPVAEVKGLCSVFPAQTPNNSNRQVLRVPFGERSFLTSSPVNILTSSQSISDTFVKEVLKWRYEMFVNFDQCGPPSSLCQSIARRVPIRFQDCGDYFNVFFPLMVLNTFETVAQEWISSPNKEKFHQLHLRKFPGDYKKYWEFVVYLEESELAKQLHPRENDLVFLVPERLNEEKKDLEWSHLEDACEYYCGYVHKFRRTSVMHNGKSECSVSIQTQDNLPVNLNELVKCFVISSLVTTQRKLKAMSLLSGRNQLARAILNPNPMDFCTKDLLTTTSERIVAYLKDFNEDQKKAIETAYAMVKHSPSVAKICLIHGPPGTGKSKTIVGILYRLLTENQRRGHSDENSNAKIKQNRVLVCAPSNAAVDELMKKIILEFKEKCKDKKNPMGNCGDINLVRLGPEKSINNEVLRFSLDSQVNHRMKKDLPSHVQEMHKRKEFLDRQLDELSRQRALCRGGRESQRQELDGKIARVSKERQELASKIKEVQGRPQKTQSIIILESHIICCTLSTSGGLLLEAAFRGQGGVPFSCVIVDEAGQSCEVETLTPLIHRCNKLVLVGDPKQLPPTVISVKAQDYGYDQSMMARFHKLLEESVEHNMIGRLPVLQLTIQYRMHPDICLFPSSYVYDGALKTNRGTETSRCSSDWPFQPYLVFDVGDGLERRDNDSYVNVQEIKLVMELIKLIKDKRRDINFRNIGIITHYKAQKTMIQKDLDKEFDRKGAAEVDTVDAFQGRQKDCVIVTCVRANATQGSIGFLASLQRLNVTITRAKYSLFILGHLRTLVENRHWYHLIQDAQKRGAIIKTCDKNYRHDAMKILKLKPLLQRSLTHPPAVAPEASRPQGGLPSSKQDGELSKTSFASSLYHSPSDSKEATVTEAAKDPERPPTQDRLRDPRLLRRMGLAFDAQGISLREPQPLSPQHSGAAPPSGAPGCPGSPQEPCTVRQQGVTLNSHMPHTQCDSPAAGADTSTSKKKCDQEEGVLGHRRETRALSEGDQEWWASSHTKRNSDWDERGLEEDSHSKKRRVL